A window of the Brassica oleracea var. oleracea cultivar TO1000 chromosome C1, BOL, whole genome shotgun sequence genome harbors these coding sequences:
- the LOC106323095 gene encoding probable serine/threonine-protein kinase At4g35230, producing the protein MGCFQSKTVNLPSPDDPSVPNKPESVTEDQVADQENQVPCFKEFEFSELEKVTNGFSPSCIVSEGGEKAPNVVYRGKLEGNRLVAIKRFSKQAWPDAQQFVAEATGVGKLRFNRLVNLIGCCAEGNERLLVAEYMPNDTLSKHLFHWEKQPLPWEMRLRVADFIAQALDHCNVENRKIYHDLNAYRILFDEEGDPRLSTFGLMKNSSNGKSYSTNLAYTPPEFLRTGRVIPESVVYSYGTILIDLLSGKHIPPNHALDMIRGRNALLLMDSSLEGQFENEDATKLVDLASKCLQNEAKDRPDTKFLLSSVAPLQKQKEVASHVLMGLPKNTVILPTLLSPLGKACSRMDLEAVHEILLKTGYRDDEGKENELSFQEWTQPVQEMLNIKKLGDVAFRDKDFKNAIECYSELVVMMTTVPSATVFARRSFSYLKTEQVELALRDAMQAQVCIPEWPTAFYMQALALSKLGMETDANDMLNDGAAFDAKRQQQQSSWRC; encoded by the exons ATGGGTTGTTTCCAGTCCAAAACTGTTAATCTCCCTTCTCCTGATGACCCTTCAGTTCCAAACAAACCAGAATCAG TAACTGAGGACCAAGTAGCGGATCAGGAGAATCAAGTTCCATGTTTCAAAGAGTTTGAGTTTAGTGAGTTGGAGAAAGTAACAAATGGGTTTAGTCCCAGTTGCATTGTCTCTGAAGGTGGAGAGAAAGCTCCCAATGTTGTTTACAGAGGAAAGCTCGAAGGCAATCGTCTCGTCGCCATCAAGCGATTCTCTAAACAGGCATGGCCTGATGCTCAGCAGTTTGTG GCTGAGGCTACTGGTGTTGGAAAGCTTAGATTCAACAGATTGGTTAATTTGATCGGTTGTTGCGCTGAAGGAAACGAGAGACTGTTGGTAGCTGAGTACATGCCTAATGATACTCTCTCAAAGCATCTTTTTCACT GGGAGAAACAGCCACTTCCTTGGGAAATGCGTCTCCGAGTAGCAGACTTTATAGCACAAGCACTTGATCACTGCAATGTCGAAAACCGAAAGATCTACCATGATTTGAATGCATACAGGATCCTCTTTGATGAGGAAGGTGATCCTCGTCTATCTACTTTTGGTCTTATGAAGAACAGTAGCAACGGGAAAAGCTATAGTACCAACTTAGCTTATACTCCACCTGAGTTCTTGCGTACAG GTAGAGTCATTCCAGAAAGTGTGGTTTACAGTTATGGAACTATTCTTATAGATCTTTTGAGCGGCAAACACATTCCACCAAACCAT GCTCTTGATATGATAAGAGGGAGGAACGCATTGCTACTAATGGATTCATCACTTGAAGGGCAATTTGAGAATGAAGACGCAACCAAACTTGTTGATCTTGCTTCAAAATGTCTTCAGAACGAGGCGAAAGATCGACCTGATACTAAGTTTCTTCTCTCTTCAGTAGCACCACTACAAAAGCAGAAAGAG GTTGCATCTCATGTCTTGATGGGCCTGCCTAAGAACACTGTGATACTACCAACTCTGCTTTCTCCTCTGGGGAAGGCTTGTTCGAGGATGGACCTTGAGGCTGTTCACGAGATTTTGCTTAAAACTGGTTACAGAGACGATGAAGGAAAAGAGAATGAG CTTTCATTTCAAGAATGGACACAACCAGTGCAGGAGATGCTTAACATAAAGAAGTTGGGAGACGTTGCTTTCAGAGACAAGGACTTCAAGAACGCTATTGAATGTTATTCAGAG TTGGTGGTTATGATGACGACTGTTCCATCTGCGACTGTGTTTGCGAGACGGTCATTCTCCTACCTGAAGACGGAACAAGTAGAGCTTGCGCTGAGAGACGCAATGCAGGCTCAAGTTTGCATACCGGAGTGGCCTACTGCGTTTTACATGCAGGCTTTAGCGCTTTCCAAGCTTGGAATGGAGACTGATGCTAATGATATGCTGAATGATGGTGCTGCTTTTGATGCTAAGCGTCAACAACAACAGAGCAGTTGGCGTTGTTGA